One genomic segment of Hugenholtzia roseola DSM 9546 includes these proteins:
- a CDS encoding OprD family outer membrane porin, whose protein sequence is MPTLFYPKNIFFPLFFLFLSLSAKAQQDSSRLEKPDPHFPFAAQSYEKPTYCDTLEEKTLQNALKKGHFEVKFRNFFMATFNQGDLLDSYANGIGAGMHYKSRHWHGFHVGAGGFFIFNLFSSDMQAREEQAGGMPNRYEIGLFDIENPQNKTDLDRLEELYVAYDYKSFSAQVGRLVLNTPYINPQDGRMRPTIQEGVLFKFAPVKLKLELEVAYLWGLSPRSTVKFAHVGHTIGLYPQGVRTDGKRNDYFEHQHSKGIFYGDLQYRPLKGLELRLFNQYVENIFNTALLQVEYLPKKKNSPTPIFGFQYHLQNKVGQGGNQNPELAYYEGQKKAQVFSGRIGLAYQNHTLTFNYSRITKDGRFLAPREWGRDPFYTFLPRERNEGLGDVQAATVNYRSIWWNKKFIFSVGYGYYQLPDVRNFRLNKYGMPSYHQFNLDLRYKFHKFLQGLESQLLIVHKSRAGETYQDLRFVFNKVNMTNFNFVLNYHFGR, encoded by the coding sequence ATGCCTACTTTGTTTTACCCCAAAAACATTTTTTTTCCACTCTTTTTTCTTTTTCTAAGCCTAAGTGCAAAAGCGCAACAGGATTCGAGCCGCTTAGAAAAGCCTGACCCTCATTTTCCTTTTGCCGCACAGAGCTATGAAAAGCCTACTTATTGCGATACTTTGGAGGAAAAGACGCTGCAAAACGCGCTCAAAAAAGGGCATTTTGAAGTAAAATTTAGAAACTTTTTTATGGCAACCTTCAATCAGGGCGACCTGCTCGATTCCTACGCCAACGGCATCGGGGCGGGTATGCACTACAAAAGTCGCCACTGGCATGGCTTTCATGTAGGCGCAGGGGGCTTTTTCATTTTCAATCTCTTTTCGAGCGACATGCAGGCGCGTGAAGAACAGGCAGGTGGTATGCCTAATCGCTATGAAATTGGGCTTTTTGACATAGAAAATCCGCAAAACAAGACCGATTTAGACCGTTTAGAAGAACTTTATGTAGCCTACGACTACAAATCTTTTTCGGCACAGGTGGGCAGATTGGTCTTGAATACGCCCTACATCAACCCCCAAGACGGACGCATGCGCCCTACCATTCAAGAAGGCGTGCTTTTTAAATTTGCACCTGTCAAGCTCAAATTAGAACTCGAAGTGGCATATCTTTGGGGACTTTCGCCGCGCAGTACCGTAAAATTTGCACACGTTGGGCATACAATAGGGCTGTATCCACAAGGCGTGCGCACCGACGGCAAGCGCAACGATTATTTTGAGCATCAGCACTCGAAGGGTATCTTTTATGGCGATTTGCAGTACAGACCGCTCAAAGGCTTGGAATTGCGTCTTTTTAATCAGTATGTAGAAAACATCTTCAATACGGCTCTTTTGCAGGTAGAATATTTGCCCAAAAAGAAAAATAGCCCTACGCCTATTTTTGGCTTTCAATATCATTTGCAAAACAAAGTAGGGCAGGGTGGCAATCAAAACCCTGAATTAGCCTATTACGAAGGGCAAAAAAAGGCACAGGTTTTTAGTGGCAGAATCGGTCTGGCATATCAAAATCATACCCTAACTTTTAACTATTCGCGCATCACCAAAGACGGACGCTTTCTTGCGCCGCGTGAATGGGGGCGCGACCCTTTTTATACCTTCCTGCCGCGTGAGCGCAACGAGGGTTTGGGCGACGTGCAGGCGGCTACGGTCAATTATCGCTCGATTTGGTGGAACAAAAAGTTTATTTTTTCGGTAGGATATGGCTATTACCAACTGCCCGATGTGCGCAACTTTCGCCTCAATAAATACGGCATGCCTTCCTACCATCAATTTAATTTAGACCTTCGCTATAAATTCCACAAATTCTTACAAGGGCTTGAATCACAACTTCTTATCGTACATAAAAGCAGGGCAGGCGAAACGTATCAGGATTTGAGATTTGTGTTTAATAAAGTCAATATGACCAATTTTAATTTTGTGCTAAACTATCATTTTGGCAGGTAA
- a CDS encoding regulatory protein RecX, producing the protein MEELDKNLKPHFLKMADFCAYQERAEQEVWKKLEAQALEYEQIQKIIATLKAENYLDERRFVASYIQGKIRFKKWGIYKIKQGLQQKGINAQLIAEGLENKDLRQYKLNLLDLLKAKKRKLKEEEVWKKKQKLYQYALSKGYESALIQAFLQKMTF; encoded by the coding sequence ATGGAAGAATTAGACAAAAACTTGAAGCCACACTTTCTAAAAATGGCAGATTTCTGTGCCTATCAAGAACGCGCCGAACAAGAAGTATGGAAAAAATTAGAAGCCCAAGCCCTTGAATATGAGCAAATTCAGAAAATCATAGCCACACTAAAAGCCGAAAACTACCTCGATGAAAGACGATTTGTAGCCTCCTACATACAAGGGAAAATAAGATTTAAAAAATGGGGCATTTATAAAATTAAACAAGGCTTACAACAAAAAGGCATCAACGCCCAACTTATCGCAGAAGGATTGGAAAACAAAGACCTTCGCCAATACAAACTCAATCTTTTAGACCTTTTAAAAGCTAAGAAAAGGAAACTAAAAGAAGAAGAAGTCTGGAAAAAAAAGCAAAAACTGTATCAATACGCCCTAAGCAAGGGTTACGAAAGCGCACTTATTCAGGCTTTTTTACAAAAAATGACTTTTTAG
- a CDS encoding hydroxymethylglutaryl-CoA reductase, with translation MEIISGFSKLSKEEKMRWVLRQFADNPAQTEAEWKSFWHQDPDMQKLFDEFSENTLTNFYMPFGVIPNLLLNGELLCVPMVIEESSVVAAAGKAAKYWQSRGGFKAQVIDVKKVGQVHFLWKGEYNKLYCVFDELKEALLDQAAALTQNMRKRGGGILDLELVDMRHVLPDYYQIKATFDTCDSMGANFINSCLEQFAKTLQNWITANAMFDDSERDVTIVMCILSNYTPDCLVRVWVESPIEALTEIEGMSPQTFAFKFKTAVEIAKNDVFRATTHNKGIFNGIDAIILATGNDFRAVEACGHAYAARHGRYTSLTDCSIENGIFKFWIDIPMAVGTVGGLTALHPLAKKSLDMLGNPSAQKLMQIAATVGLAQNFAAVKSLTTTGIQKGHMKMHLLNILRTFEANDEEIKVAVEHFKTNVVSFNAVRELMEQIRQDKYIAE, from the coding sequence ATGGAAATCATCTCTGGCTTTTCAAAATTGAGCAAAGAAGAGAAAATGCGCTGGGTTTTGCGCCAATTTGCCGACAACCCCGCCCAAACCGAAGCCGAATGGAAGTCTTTTTGGCATCAAGACCCTGACATGCAGAAACTTTTTGATGAGTTTAGCGAAAATACGCTGACTAATTTTTACATGCCCTTTGGGGTGATTCCCAACCTACTGCTCAATGGCGAATTGCTCTGTGTGCCAATGGTGATAGAGGAAAGTTCGGTCGTCGCTGCCGCAGGCAAGGCGGCAAAATATTGGCAAAGTCGTGGCGGCTTCAAAGCCCAAGTGATAGATGTCAAAAAAGTAGGGCAGGTGCATTTTCTTTGGAAGGGCGAATACAACAAACTCTATTGCGTCTTCGACGAACTCAAAGAAGCCCTTTTAGACCAAGCCGCCGCCCTAACCCAAAACATGCGCAAGCGCGGAGGGGGTATTTTGGATTTAGAGCTGGTAGATATGCGCCACGTGTTGCCCGACTACTACCAAATCAAGGCTACCTTTGACACCTGCGACTCGATGGGTGCAAACTTCATCAACTCTTGTTTGGAACAGTTTGCCAAAACGCTACAAAATTGGATAACTGCCAATGCAATGTTTGACGATAGCGAGCGCGACGTTACGATAGTGATGTGTATTCTTTCAAACTACACGCCTGATTGCTTGGTGCGCGTATGGGTAGAATCGCCTATTGAAGCCCTTACCGAAATAGAGGGCATGTCGCCCCAAACTTTTGCCTTCAAATTCAAGACGGCAGTGGAAATTGCCAAAAACGACGTTTTTCGTGCCACTACGCATAATAAAGGCATCTTCAACGGCATCGATGCCATTATCTTAGCCACAGGAAACGATTTTAGGGCGGTGGAAGCCTGCGGACATGCCTACGCTGCCCGCCATGGACGCTACACCTCCCTGACGGATTGTAGCATAGAAAACGGCATCTTTAAGTTTTGGATAGATATTCCTATGGCAGTAGGTACGGTAGGGGGGCTAACGGCTTTGCACCCCTTAGCGAAAAAATCGCTCGACATGCTGGGCAATCCGTCTGCACAAAAACTGATGCAGATAGCTGCCACAGTGGGCTTGGCACAAAACTTTGCCGCCGTCAAATCGCTCACCACTACGGGTATTCAGAAAGGACACATGAAGATGCACCTGCTCAATATCCTGCGTACTTTTGAAGCCAACGACGAGGAAATCAAAGTGGCAGTAGAACACTTCAAGACCAACGTTGTTTCTTTCAACGCTGTGCGCGAACTGATGGAGCAAATTCGACAAGACAAATACATTGCAGAATAA
- a CDS encoding c-type cytochrome gives METPSFSPKDDLEHDLEVKKMVVAVVPLLLAGTVALVVFLAALPILYYFTSDLNKTFTTYAQTNPTVAANAAAHASTQGGFWQAPELSTAAPDLKAQIEYGRDLIVHTAKYLGPKGSVLQISNGMNCQNCHLDAGTKIFGNNYSSVAALYPKFRERSNSEETIEKRVNDCFERSLNGKPLAEESKEMQAIKAYLLFLGSNVEKGKEAKGAGLKEIALLDRPADPIKGKEIYVAKCQSCHQANGEGLLNPDGVEYAFPPLWGKNSYNDAAGLYRLSNFAKYVKFNMPLGVSYQNPILTDEEAWDVAAFVNSQPHPHKETPNDFPNLAFKPFDAPFAPYADNFSEAQHKYGAYQEIIKAQKELQQQKK, from the coding sequence ATGGAAACCCCTTCTTTTTCACCCAAAGATGACCTCGAACACGATTTAGAAGTCAAGAAAATGGTAGTGGCGGTAGTGCCGCTCTTGCTTGCAGGTACGGTGGCATTGGTTGTTTTTTTGGCTGCCTTGCCCATTTTATACTACTTTACAAGCGATTTAAACAAGACTTTTACAACCTACGCCCAAACAAACCCTACTGTGGCGGCAAATGCTGCCGCTCATGCTTCCACACAAGGGGGCTTTTGGCAAGCACCAGAATTAAGCACTGCCGCTCCCGATTTGAAAGCCCAAATAGAATATGGGCGCGATTTGATTGTGCATACGGCAAAGTATTTAGGTCCCAAAGGTTCGGTTTTGCAAATCAGCAATGGCATGAATTGCCAAAATTGCCATTTAGACGCAGGTACGAAAATTTTTGGCAACAATTACAGCTCTGTGGCAGCTTTGTATCCCAAATTTAGAGAGCGAAGCAATAGCGAAGAAACGATAGAAAAGCGTGTCAATGACTGTTTTGAGCGCAGTTTGAATGGCAAACCTTTGGCAGAGGAAAGCAAAGAGATGCAGGCGATTAAAGCCTATTTACTTTTTTTGGGTTCGAATGTAGAAAAGGGCAAGGAGGCAAAAGGTGCGGGTTTGAAGGAGATTGCCCTTCTCGACCGCCCTGCCGACCCCATCAAAGGAAAGGAAATTTATGTGGCTAAATGTCAAAGTTGTCATCAAGCCAATGGCGAAGGCTTGCTTAATCCCGACGGTGTGGAATACGCCTTCCCGCCGCTTTGGGGCAAAAATAGCTACAATGATGCCGCAGGGCTTTATCGCCTTTCCAATTTTGCCAAATATGTCAAGTTCAATATGCCGCTGGGCGTGAGCTATCAAAATCCTATCCTCACCGACGAAGAGGCTTGGGACGTAGCCGCCTTTGTCAATTCGCAGCCACACCCTCACAAAGAAACGCCTAATGATTTTCCCAACTTGGCTTTCAAACCTTTTGACGCACCCTTTGCCCCTTATGCAGATAATTTTTCCGAAGCGCAGCACAAATATGGTGCATATCAGGAAATTATCAAGGCACAAAAAGAATTGCAGCAGCAAAAGAAATAG
- a CDS encoding GYDIA family GHMP kinase translates to MHHFHGNGKLLISGEYYVLDGALALALPTRRGQLLNVTYMPSEHKVLHWKSYDSNGQIWFEARFDIETFQALEGYVSQKSLILQKILQAARKMGSNFLVGKEYVLVETFLEFPRLWGLGSSSTLIHNIAQWAGVNPFDLLSHTLGGSGYDVACAEANSPILYERSAGKPKSMPVPFNPPFKDQIYFVYLGKKQSSAEGIAHYQKIGKNKHQLVKKLSDITQKMIVAPDLATFDALIEAHEQIIANSLKMKRIKTTYFADYWGEIKSLGAWGGDFVMATSPRDYQTTKDYFNQKGFDTFLTYEEMIKA, encoded by the coding sequence ATGCATCATTTTCACGGCAACGGCAAACTGCTTATCAGTGGCGAATACTACGTCTTAGACGGTGCGCTCGCCTTAGCACTTCCCACAAGACGCGGGCAACTGCTCAACGTAACCTACATGCCCTCTGAACACAAAGTCTTGCACTGGAAAAGCTACGATAGCAACGGACAAATTTGGTTCGAAGCGCGTTTCGACATCGAAACCTTTCAAGCCTTAGAAGGCTATGTTTCTCAAAAATCGCTCATTTTGCAAAAAATCTTGCAAGCAGCACGCAAAATGGGTTCGAATTTTTTGGTCGGAAAGGAATACGTCTTAGTAGAAACGTTCTTAGAATTTCCTCGCCTCTGGGGGCTGGGCAGCAGCTCTACCCTGATTCACAACATTGCACAATGGGCAGGAGTCAATCCCTTCGACTTGCTTTCGCACACACTTGGCGGCTCTGGCTATGATGTAGCCTGTGCCGAAGCCAATAGCCCTATTCTTTACGAGCGTAGCGCAGGAAAGCCTAAATCTATGCCTGTCCCCTTCAATCCGCCCTTCAAAGACCAAATCTATTTTGTCTATTTGGGTAAAAAACAGTCTTCGGCAGAAGGCATTGCACACTATCAGAAAATCGGTAAGAATAAGCATCAGTTGGTAAAAAAGTTGAGCGACATCACACAAAAAATGATTGTCGCACCCGACCTCGCCACTTTTGATGCCCTTATCGAAGCCCATGAGCAAATCATTGCCAATAGCCTGAAAATGAAGCGCATCAAGACGACTTACTTTGCCGATTATTGGGGCGAAATTAAATCCTTAGGTGCTTGGGGCGGCGATTTTGTCATGGCGACAAGTCCGCGCGACTACCAAACCACAAAGGACTACTTCAACCAAAAAGGCTTTGATACCTTCCTTACCTACGAGGAAATGATTAAAGCCTAA
- a CDS encoding MBOAT family O-acyltransferase gives MVFASLTFLSVFLPLNLLLYYLFNNSTYRNILLTLFSLVFYAWGEPVWVILLIFSALVDYLNGLWIEKFRGTFWAKLGLISSLVINLSLLVGFKYSGFLYENINFLFGLDLKVPNFTLPVGISFYTFQTISYTVDLYRNKVKVQTSWLKFLLFVSLYPQLVAGPIVRYEQVADEIDHRRFNIIDLSAGIHRFCIGLFKKVFIANTAGEFASKYLEGSLAEVSISEGWFGICMFSLQIYFDFSGYSDMAIGLGRMFGFHYQENFRYPYISTSATEFWRRWYISLGSFFRDYVYIPLGGNKKNQYLNLFIVWFLTGLWHGASWNFVIWGLYFGVLITIEKLFLLKILEKIPALLRHLYLLFIAVVGWAIFYFTDFEKLIAFFKLLFGISLQPLSSLELNFLIKENIYWLAISLLLCLPIYPFFNKWFERKIKFENKQALWILSFVLQYVLLLVSIALLVGNTYNPFIYYRF, from the coding sequence ATGGTCTTTGCAAGTCTGACCTTTTTATCTGTTTTTTTGCCGTTAAACTTACTTCTGTACTATTTATTCAATAATAGTACCTATCGCAATATCCTACTAACGCTTTTTTCTCTTGTTTTTTATGCGTGGGGAGAGCCTGTGTGGGTGATTTTGCTTATTTTTTCGGCGTTGGTAGATTACCTAAACGGACTTTGGATAGAAAAATTTAGGGGTACTTTTTGGGCAAAATTAGGACTTATTTCCTCGCTGGTCATCAATTTGAGTCTTTTGGTAGGATTCAAATATAGCGGCTTTTTGTATGAAAATATCAACTTTTTATTTGGACTCGATTTAAAAGTTCCGAATTTTACCCTACCCGTAGGCATTTCCTTCTACACTTTTCAGACGATTTCTTACACCGTAGATTTATACAGAAACAAGGTAAAAGTTCAAACTTCTTGGTTAAAATTTTTACTCTTTGTAAGCCTTTATCCGCAATTAGTGGCGGGACCGATTGTGCGCTATGAGCAGGTAGCCGATGAAATAGACCACCGCCGTTTTAACATCATAGACCTTAGTGCGGGTATTCACCGCTTTTGTATTGGTCTTTTCAAAAAAGTTTTTATTGCCAATACCGCAGGCGAATTTGCAAGCAAGTATTTAGAAGGCAGTTTAGCCGAAGTTAGTATCAGCGAAGGATGGTTTGGAATTTGTATGTTTTCCTTACAAATTTACTTCGATTTTTCGGGTTATTCTGACATGGCAATCGGCTTAGGGCGCATGTTTGGATTTCACTATCAAGAGAATTTCCGCTATCCTTACATATCTACTTCCGCCACTGAATTTTGGCGCAGGTGGTATATTTCGCTTGGCTCTTTCTTCCGCGACTATGTGTATATTCCGCTGGGCGGAAATAAGAAAAATCAATATCTAAACTTATTTATCGTTTGGTTTCTCACAGGTCTTTGGCATGGCGCAAGTTGGAACTTCGTAATATGGGGGCTTTATTTTGGCGTGCTTATCACGATAGAAAAGCTGTTTTTATTGAAAATATTGGAGAAAATCCCTGCTTTATTACGTCATCTTTATCTACTTTTTATCGCCGTAGTGGGTTGGGCGATTTTCTATTTTACCGATTTCGAAAAATTGATAGCCTTTTTCAAGCTACTTTTTGGTATCTCCTTACAGCCTTTGAGCAGTTTAGAGTTAAACTTTTTAATCAAAGAAAATATTTACTGGCTTGCTATTTCCTTATTACTCTGCCTGCCTATCTATCCTTTTTTCAATAAATGGTTTGAAAGAAAGATAAAGTTTGAAAATAAACAGGCACTTTGGATACTTTCCTTTGTGCTTCAATACGTTTTACTTTTGGTATCGATTGCCCTTTTGGTAGGCAATACTTACAATCCTTTTATTTATTATCGTTTCTAA
- a CDS encoding glycosyltransferase family 2 protein, whose translation MQPRISIITVVRNAAELLEKTILCVKNQTYQNIEYLVIDGNSTDSTLEVIKKYEAHISRWISEPDKNLYDAMNKGLQLATGDFVWFLHAGDLIPTPQSLALALKDFDNEDFIYGDAVIVQKDGSHKPLHKDTPHRASFRDFRKGMVICHQAMLVRRTLAPLYDLRFTLAGDIDWAIRILKKTNKTRYIGFVLAEFLTGGISSQKKKESLIERYHILRQHFGFFPNLWAHLVMGLDFLKRKYQP comes from the coding sequence ATGCAGCCTCGTATCAGCATCATCACCGTTGTAAGAAATGCAGCGGAATTATTGGAAAAGACGATTTTATGTGTAAAAAATCAGACTTATCAGAACATAGAGTACCTCGTCATAGATGGCAATTCTACCGACTCTACCCTCGAAGTTATCAAAAAGTATGAAGCCCATATTAGCCGCTGGATAAGCGAACCCGATAAAAATTTATATGATGCCATGAACAAGGGACTGCAATTAGCAACAGGCGATTTTGTCTGGTTTCTACACGCAGGCGACCTCATTCCAACGCCTCAAAGTTTGGCTTTGGCTTTGAAAGACTTTGATAATGAAGACTTTATCTATGGTGATGCCGTTATTGTGCAAAAAGATGGCAGCCACAAACCTTTACACAAAGATACGCCCCATCGGGCTTCTTTTCGCGATTTTCGCAAAGGAATGGTTATCTGCCATCAAGCCATGCTCGTTAGGCGCACCCTTGCCCCCCTCTATGATTTGCGCTTCACCTTAGCAGGCGATATAGATTGGGCAATCCGCATTTTGAAAAAAACAAACAAGACGCGCTATATAGGGTTCGTTTTAGCGGAATTTCTTACAGGTGGCATTTCTTCGCAAAAAAAGAAAGAATCTTTGATAGAACGCTACCATATCCTACGGCAGCATTTTGGTTTTTTCCCCAATCTTTGGGCGCACCTTGTAATGGGCTTGGATTTTTTAAAGCGCAAATATCAACCTTGA
- a CDS encoding 7TM diverse intracellular signaling domain-containing protein, with translation MIQNRKATQKSFYLFLINLAAIGFFFGKVGAQDALLKLTNPNKMYIVGKNFEVFADSSRMFSLQEVLNLYEKEPQKFVKSNQNIPNFGYSNANFWLRCEISTTDDEQIWFLNMTKSNTDTMFVYEFMDDSLIKMHKTGSLFPFEQRPIPYRNFVVPLHLKKDKITTLYLFFAGSTSKQFPMRVMSENLFLSVTQKSDAFFLLICGILFGLTLYNAFLYVSIREVSYLLYVFYMFFLGLSIFTFNGLFFQYITPNIPTIAKIASNSLVSITTLFGLAFAVNFLKTKTLFPLVYKISWLLGVLISINFAFVVSSIWLDAEVFLLSARTTGIVAFSFAVFALLLGVISLWKKLRSARFYVLAWSLLLVGVIMAALKQAGIVDENAITEYSFQIGAVFEALALSLGLADKINIERAKRNKAQTESIALLEENRKIIQEQNEILEQKVEERTTELNQALQVVQKQNYELETINTHIQDSIRYAKRIQTAIMPTEKAIIERFGGQAFVLFEPKDIVSGDFYWTITQNGLTYLAVGDCTGHGVSGAMLTMIGENVLTQLVLENQLTDPAEILQELHNSVYTLLKQDENPNVKDGMEVGVCVIDFAKQCLHFAGAKQPLVYFQRGEMQIIKGDKRPIGGKLFKDEEERSFTTHFLDIDLPTRFYLYSDGYQDQIGGEEGRKFMSQNFKKLLVESHPQTFEAQKQMIFQTLKEWQGNYKQIDDITVLGFGMKGKMQFVL, from the coding sequence ATGATACAAAATCGGAAGGCTACACAAAAAAGTTTCTATTTATTTTTGATAAACTTGGCGGCGATAGGTTTCTTCTTCGGAAAAGTTGGGGCGCAAGATGCCCTCCTAAAACTTACCAATCCCAACAAGATGTATATCGTAGGCAAAAATTTTGAAGTTTTTGCTGATAGCTCACGTATGTTTTCGCTGCAAGAGGTTTTGAATTTGTATGAAAAAGAGCCACAAAAATTTGTAAAAAGCAATCAGAATATTCCCAATTTTGGCTATTCTAACGCCAATTTTTGGCTTCGCTGTGAAATTAGCACCACCGACGACGAGCAAATTTGGTTTCTAAACATGACCAAATCCAATACCGATACCATGTTCGTCTATGAATTTATGGACGATTCGCTTATCAAGATGCACAAAACGGGCAGCCTTTTTCCCTTCGAGCAGCGTCCGATTCCGTATCGCAACTTTGTAGTGCCTTTGCACCTAAAAAAAGACAAAATCACGACTTTATACCTCTTTTTTGCAGGCTCTACCTCAAAGCAATTTCCGATGCGCGTGATGTCGGAAAATCTTTTTTTAAGCGTAACACAAAAGAGTGATGCTTTTTTTCTCCTTATCTGCGGAATATTATTTGGTCTGACCCTCTACAATGCCTTTCTCTATGTGTCCATTCGCGAGGTTTCCTATCTGCTCTATGTTTTTTATATGTTCTTCTTAGGGCTTTCCATTTTTACTTTCAATGGGCTTTTTTTCCAATACATCACGCCCAACATTCCTACGATTGCCAAAATTGCCTCTAATAGTTTGGTTTCGATAACGACGCTGTTCGGGCTTGCCTTTGCGGTAAATTTTCTGAAAACCAAAACGCTTTTTCCCCTTGTCTATAAAATAAGTTGGCTTTTGGGGGTGCTTATTTCCATCAATTTCGCCTTTGTGGTGAGTAGCATTTGGCTTGATGCGGAAGTTTTTTTGCTTTCCGCACGCACTACGGGGATTGTCGCTTTTAGTTTTGCCGTATTCGCGCTTCTTTTGGGTGTGATTTCGCTATGGAAAAAATTGCGCTCGGCGCGTTTTTATGTCTTGGCGTGGAGTCTGCTTTTGGTAGGGGTCATTATGGCAGCCCTCAAACAGGCAGGAATTGTCGATGAAAATGCCATTACGGAATATTCTTTCCAAATCGGGGCAGTATTTGAAGCCTTAGCCCTTTCGCTGGGTTTGGCAGATAAAATCAACATCGAGCGAGCCAAAAGAAATAAGGCACAAACAGAATCTATTGCGCTTTTAGAAGAAAACAGAAAAATTATACAAGAGCAAAACGAAATTTTAGAACAAAAAGTAGAAGAACGCACTACCGAACTCAATCAGGCGTTGCAGGTGGTACAAAAACAAAACTACGAACTCGAAACCATCAACACCCACATTCAGGATAGCATCAGATACGCCAAAAGGATTCAGACCGCCATCATGCCTACCGAAAAGGCAATTATCGAGCGTTTTGGAGGGCAGGCTTTTGTCCTTTTCGAACCCAAAGACATCGTTTCGGGCGATTTTTATTGGACAATCACGCAAAACGGACTCACCTACCTTGCCGTAGGCGATTGCACAGGGCATGGCGTTTCGGGTGCGATGCTCACCATGATAGGCGAAAACGTATTGACGCAGTTAGTCTTAGAAAATCAACTCACCGACCCTGCCGAAATTTTGCAGGAACTACACAATAGTGTTTATACACTTTTGAAACAAGACGAAAATCCGAATGTAAAAGACGGCATGGAGGTAGGCGTTTGTGTCATTGATTTTGCCAAACAGTGCCTACATTTTGCAGGGGCAAAACAGCCTTTGGTCTATTTTCAGCGTGGCGAAATGCAAATCATCAAAGGCGACAAAAGACCTATCGGAGGCAAACTTTTCAAAGACGAGGAGGAGCGCAGTTTCACCACTCACTTTTTAGACATCGACCTGCCGACCCGATTCTATCTCTATTCCGACGGCTATCAAGACCAAATTGGCGGCGAGGAAGGGCGCAAGTTTATGTCGCAAAACTTCAAAAAGTTATTGGTAGAATCGCACCCCCAAACCTTCGAGGCACAAAAACAAATGATTTTCCAAACACTCAAAGAGTGGCAAGGTAACTATAAACAAATAGACGACATTACCGTCTTGGGTTTTGGTATGAAAGGAAAGATGCAGTTTGTTTTGTAA
- a CDS encoding type 2 isopentenyl-diphosphate Delta-isomerase, giving the protein MERQTPPPAPTSKTVPHFEDHDPTAESRKKDHIELAFRSQVRQTDTRFYYEPLLTAHPQAGETLPVSLHNKTLRYPIWISSMTGGTLWAKHINQNLARLSQAQGLGMGLGSCRALLTDNTYLADFDVRKWIGEQPLYANLGIAQVELLIKEKKVYLIQNLIEKLAADGLILHINPMQEWLQPEGDRFEQAPLETILRLLDQMPNLPLIVKEVGQGFGYHSLYELFQLPLVAVEFAASGGTNFALLELLRSESQRRDALQALAQVGHTAEEMVDFTNQIKEELGEKMRCQQIIISGGIQNFLDGFYLIKKAKLPALYGQASAFLKYAQKSYEELELFAQSQIEGLTVANKFLRIR; this is encoded by the coding sequence TTGGAACGCCAAACGCCTCCCCCTGCGCCTACTTCGAAGACAGTTCCCCATTTTGAAGACCACGACCCTACGGCGGAAAGTCGGAAAAAAGACCACATCGAGTTGGCTTTTCGCTCACAGGTGCGCCAAACAGACACGCGATTTTATTACGAACCTCTCCTGACGGCTCACCCACAGGCAGGAGAAACCCTCCCCGTATCTTTGCACAACAAGACCCTGCGTTATCCTATCTGGATTTCGAGCATGACAGGTGGCACGCTTTGGGCAAAACACATCAATCAGAACTTGGCACGCCTTTCACAAGCACAGGGACTGGGCATGGGCTTGGGTTCGTGTCGCGCCCTATTGACCGACAACACCTATTTAGCCGATTTTGATGTGCGCAAATGGATAGGCGAACAGCCACTTTATGCCAACTTGGGCATTGCACAGGTAGAACTTTTGATAAAAGAGAAAAAAGTCTATCTGATTCAAAATCTTATCGAAAAACTCGCCGCCGACGGGCTTATCCTACACATCAACCCCATGCAGGAATGGCTACAACCCGAAGGCGATAGATTTGAGCAAGCCCCTTTGGAAACTATCTTGCGCCTTTTAGACCAGATGCCCAATTTGCCCCTGATAGTCAAGGAAGTAGGGCAAGGCTTCGGCTATCATAGCCTTTACGAACTCTTCCAACTGCCCTTAGTGGCGGTAGAATTTGCCGCTTCGGGCGGAACAAACTTTGCCCTTTTAGAACTGCTACGTAGCGAAAGCCAAAGGCGCGATGCCCTACAAGCCTTAGCACAGGTAGGACATACTGCCGAGGAGATGGTAGATTTTACCAACCAAATCAAAGAAGAATTGGGCGAAAAAATGCGCTGCCAACAAATTATCATTTCAGGCGGTATCCAAAACTTTTTAGATGGTTTCTATTTGATAAAAAAAGCCAAACTGCCTGCCCTTTACGGACAAGCCTCCGCTTTTCTCAAATATGCACAAAAAAGTTATGAAGAATTAGAACTTTTTGCGCAAAGCCAAATAGAAGGACTAACCGTAGCCAATAAGTTTTTGAGAATCAGATAA